In a genomic window of Plutella xylostella chromosome 16, ilPluXylo3.1, whole genome shotgun sequence:
- the LOC105388160 gene encoding macrophage migration inhibitory factor, giving the protein MPHFRIETNLSKSKVPQDFVTKAIPVLAKALGKPEAYCVVSVIPDTIMSFGGSTEPCAIANLMSIGSLGVEQNKKHAKALFELVEKELGISNDRMYITFQDEPTGNVGFKGTTFHSIFG; this is encoded by the exons ATGCCGCACTTCAGAATTGAAACCAATTTGTCGAAGTCGAAAGTCCCTCAGGATTTTGTTACAAAAGCAATACCGGTCCTCGCAAAGGCACTAGGAAAACCTGAAGCT TACTGTGTGGTATCTGTAATACCAGATACTATCATGAGTTTCGGAGGGTCCACAGAGCCATGTGCCATAGCTAATCTCATGTCGATAGGATCTCTCGGCGTTGAACAAAACAAGAAACATGCCAAAGCACTTTTTGAACTTGTGGAAAAAGAACTAGGAATATCCAATGACAG GATGTACATAACGTTCCAGGACGAGCCCACTGGTAATGTCGGCTTCAAGGGAACCACATTCCACTCCATCTTTGGATAA
- the LOC119693841 gene encoding protein Red isoform X2 — translation MDDHRSVEDTPVSQRLTNDDFRKLLMTPRSTPGGAHPAGSVREAMANSGSMPPPAENKSELRRKKKSYYAALKKQEDTKLAELAEKYRDRARERRDGTNDIIPSDPTSTTGSAYRAVAPDVKSGMDAKERRRQLIQESKYLGGDMEHTHLVKGLDYALLQKVRSEIQVRETEQEAEMERLVTLPVEPVKEKEKKEVPVEEEMQFKTTMGKEIFNLVMEQKNKKVVRNELFAPGRMAYVVPLDDEAGGDADIPTTLTRSKADVPAAEERSAGLGDRVLLDKLQQIFSYLSHPKRRAKKNKDKPLEKRPNDESIYGAIGEYQPGEARAARDERPRAGYFDKPAELDPPDAPTPRRPAADTKSALLLSRLAAAPEGYAECYPGLREMDDAIDDSDDDPDYTKMDAGNKKGPIGRWDFDTQEEYSAYMSSKEALPKAAFQYGVKTQDGRKTRKTKDKSEKAELDREWQQIQNIIHKRKTPREEGNYKKPKY, via the exons ATGGATGACCATAGAAGTGTGGAGGACACTCCTGTGTCCCAGAGGCTGACTAATGACGACTTCAGGAAGCTGCTGATGACCCCGCGGTCCACGCCGGGCGGCGCGCACCCAGCCGGCTCCGTTCGGGAGGCTATGGCCAATTCTGG GTCTATGCCACCGCCAGCCGAGAACAAGAGTGAGCTACGTCGTAAGAAGAAGTCTTACTATGCTGCTCTCAAGAAACAAGAGGACACCAAGCTTGCTGAACTAGCTGAGAAATACAGAGACCGAGCTCGGGAGAGAAGAGACGGCACCAATGACATTATACCTTCTGACCCAACCAGCACTACTGGTAGCGCTTACAG AGCTGTAGCACCAGATGTAAAATCAGGGATGGATGCCAAAGAAAGGAGAAGACAACTCATTcag GAATCCAAATATCTTGGAGGAGACATGGAGCACACTCACTTGGTGAAAGGTCTGGATTATGCCTTACTGCAGAAA GTGAGGTCGGAGATCCAGGTGCGAGAGACAGAGCAAGAAGCAGAGATGGAGCGCCTCGTCACTCTGCCCGTGGAGCCCGTCAAGGAGAAGGAGAAGAAAGAAGTGCCCGTG GAAGAAGAGATGCAATTCAAAACCACGATGGGCAAAGAAATTTTTAACTTGGTAATGGaacaaaa GAACAAGAAGGTGGTCCGCAACGAGCTGTTCGCGCCGGGGCGCATGGCGTACGTGGTGCCGCTGGACGACGAGGCCGGCGGCGACGCGGACATCCCCACCACGCTCACGCGCAGCAAG GCGGACGTCCCGGCGGCCGAGGAGCGCAGCGCGGGGCTCGGCGACCGCGTGCTTCTTGACAAGCTGCAGCAG ATCTTCTCCTACCTCAGCCACCCCAAGCGACGCGCCAAGAAGAACaag GACAAGCCTCTCGAAAAACGTCCCAACGACGAGTCGATCTACGGCGCTATAGGCGAGTACCAGCCGGGcgaggcgcgggcggcgcgcgacGAGCGGCCCCGCGCCGGCTACTTCGACAAGCCCGCCGAGCTGGACCCGCCTGACG CGCcgacgccgcgccgcccggcCGCCGACACCAAGTCAGCCCTCCTTCTCTCCCGCCTCGCCGCGGCGCCCGAGGGCTATGCCGAGTGCTACCCGGGCCTGCGCGAGATGGACGACGCCATCGACGACTCCGACGACGACCCCGACTACACCAAGATGGACGCCGGCAACAAGAAGGGGCCCATCG GGCGTTGGGACTTCGACACCCAGGAAGAGTACTCGGCGTACATGAGCAGCAAGGAGGCCCTGCCCAAGGCCGCCTTCCAGTACGGGGTGAAGACGCAGGACGGACGCAAGACAAGGAAGACCAAGGACAAGAGCGAGAAGGCTGAACTCGACCGCGAGTGGCAACAG ATCCAGAACATCATACACAAAAGAAAAACACCTCGAGAGGAAGGCAACTACAAAAAACCGAAGtattaa
- the LOC119693841 gene encoding protein Red isoform X1, whose amino-acid sequence MDDHRSVEDTPVSQRLTNDDFRKLLMTPRSTPGGAHPAGSVREAMANSGSMPPPAENKSELRRKKKSYYAALKKQEDTKLAELAEKYRDRARERRDGTNDIIPSDPTSTTGSAYRAVAPDVKSGMDAKERRRQLIQESKYLGGDMEHTHLVKGLDYALLQKVRSEIQVRETEQEAEMERLVTLPVEPVKEKEKKEVPVEEEMQFKTTMGKEIFNLVMEQKNKKVVRNELFAPGRMAYVVPLDDEAGGDADIPTTLTRSKADVPAAEERSAGLGDRVLLDKLQQIFSYLSHPKRRAKKNKDKPLEKRPNDESIYGAIGEYQPGEARAARDERPRAGYFDKPAELDPPDAPTPRRPAADTKSALLLSRLAAAPEGYAECYPGLREMDDAIDDSDDDPDYTKMDAGNKKGPIGRWDFDTQEEYSAYMSSKEALPKAAFQYGVKTQDGRKTRKTKDKSEKAELDREWQQIQNIIHKRKTPREEGNYKKPKY is encoded by the exons ATGGATGACCATAGAAGTGTGGAGGACACTCCTGTGTCCCAGAGGCTGACTAATGACGACTTCAGGAAGCTGCTGATGACCCCGCGGTCCACGCCGGGCGGCGCGCACCCAGCCGGCTCCGTTCGGGAGGCTATGGCCAATTCTGG GTCTATGCCACCGCCAGCCGAGAACAAGAGTGAGCTACGTCGTAAGAAGAAGTCTTACTATGCTGCTCTCAAGAAACAAGAGGACACCAAGCTTGCTGAACTAGCTGAGAAATACAGAGACCGAGCTCGGGAGAGAAGAGACGGCACCAATGACATTATACCTTCTGACCCAACCAGCACTACTGGTAGCGCTTACAG AGCTGTAGCACCAGATGTAAAATCAGGGATGGATGCCAAAGAAAGGAGAAGACAACTCATTcag GAATCCAAATATCTTGGAGGAGACATGGAGCACACTCACTTGGTGAAAGGTCTGGATTATGCCTTACTGCAGAAA GTGAGGTCGGAGATCCAGGTGCGAGAGACAGAGCAAGAAGCAGAGATGGAGCGCCTCGTCACTCTGCCCGTGGAGCCCGTCAAGGAGAAGGAGAAGAAAGAAGTGCCCGTG GAAGAAGAGATGCAATTCAAAACCACGATGGGCAAAGAAATTTTTAACTTGGTAATGGaacaaaa GAACAAGAAGGTGGTCCGCAACGAGCTGTTCGCGCCGGGGCGCATGGCGTACGTGGTGCCGCTGGACGACGAGGCCGGCGGCGACGCGGACATCCCCACCACGCTCACGCGCAGCAAG GCGGACGTCCCGGCGGCCGAGGAGCGCAGCGCGGGGCTCGGCGACCGCGTGCTTCTTGACAAGCTGCAGCAGATCTTCTCCTACCTCAGCCACCCCAAGCGCCGCGCCAAGAAGAACaag GACAAGCCTCTCGAAAAACGTCCCAACGACGAGTCGATCTACGGCGCTATAGGCGAGTACCAGCCGGGcgaggcgcgggcggcgcgcgacGAGCGGCCCCGCGCCGGCTACTTCGACAAGCCCGCCGAGCTGGACCCGCCTGACG CGCcgacgccgcgccgcccggcCGCCGACACCAAGTCAGCCCTCCTTCTCTCCCGCCTCGCCGCGGCGCCCGAGGGCTATGCCGAGTGCTACCCGGGCCTGCGCGAGATGGACGACGCCATCGACGACTCCGACGACGACCCCGACTACACCAAGATGGACGCCGGCAACAAGAAGGGGCCCATCG GGCGTTGGGACTTCGACACCCAGGAAGAGTACTCGGCGTACATGAGCAGCAAGGAGGCCCTGCCCAAGGCCGCCTTCCAGTACGGGGTGAAGACGCAGGACGGACGCAAGACAAGGAAGACCAAGGACAAGAGCGAGAAGGCTGAACTCGACCGCGAGTGGCAACAG ATCCAGAACATCATACACAAAAGAAAAACACCTCGAGAGGAAGGCAACTACAAAAAACCGAAGtattaa